Sequence from the Candidatus Binatia bacterium genome:
CCGGTGCGGGCGCGCAAGGCGATCCGCGTCGGCACGAAGAACGCGGAGAAGATCGTCGCGAACATCGCAGCGAGCCGGCAGCGCAGTCTCGACCGCGTCATCGTCGCGCTCGGCATCCGCCACGTCGGCGAGACCGCTGCGCGCGTGCTGGCGCGCCGCTTCGGTTCTCTCGACGCACTGGCGGCGGCAACCGGCGAAGAGCTGACCGACGTCAACGGAGTCGGCGGCGAGATGGCGTCCTCGATCCGGCTCTTCTTCGACGATCCCGCCAACCGCCGGATGATCGACGAGCTCGGCAGCGTCGGCGTGCAGCCCACCGTCGCCGAAGCTACGACGAGCGGCCCGCTGGCGGGCAAGTCGGTGGTGCTGACCGGATCGATCTCGATTCCCCGCAGCCGCGCGAAAGACCTGATCCAGGCCGCCGGCGGCAACGTCGCATCGTCGATCAGCGCGAAAGTGGATTACCTCGTCGCCGGTGCCGATCCCGGCAGCAAGCTCACGAAGGCCGAAAAGCTCGGCGTCGCCGTCATTGACGAGGGCGAGCTGATGAAGCTGCTCGGACGCACGTGAAGGGCGGCCAGCTTCTGCGGCTGCGCCTCGTCATCAGCGGCCGCGTCCAGGGGGTATGGTTCCGCGAGGCGACGCGGCAGCAGGCCGAGCGCCTCGGCGTGCGCGGCTGGGTCCGCAACTGCGCCGATGGTAGCGTCGAGGCCGTTCTGGAAGGCGAATCGGCGGCCGTTCGCGAGCTGGAGAAGTGGTGCCACGAGGGCCCTTCGGCGGCGCGGGTGCTCGAAGTGCAATCGAACGCGGAGCCGGTCGCGTCCGAGAAGAGTTTCCGCGTGCTGCACTGATCGCAGCGCGCAGGTTCGTACAGCGGGTTCCTACAGCGCTTCGTGCAGCGCTTCATACAGGAGGATCGACATGCCCACGCAGACCACCGTCCAGACCGTCACCGGCCCCGTCGCCGTCTCCGATCTCGGCCCTACCCTGATGCACGAGCACATGATCATCGGCTATCCGGGCTGGGAGTCCGACACCGTGCGTCCCGGCCCGCGCCGCGACAACATGATCGCGATGTGCAAGGACCGCATCGACGAGATGCGCGGCCACGGCGTCACGACGATGCTCGATCCCTGCCCCAACGACCTCGGGCGCGACGTCGAGTTTGCCGCGGAGATGGCAGCGCGAACCGGATTCCAGGTCATCTGCGCGACCGGGCTGTACAAGGAAGACGAAGGCGGCGCACCGTACTGGAAATTCCGCGGAAACTTCGGCTCCGGGGCCGATGCGATGGCCGAAGTCTTCATCCGCGAGCTGACCGTCGGCATCGGCGACACCGGCATCAAGGCCGGCATCATCAAGGTCGCCACCGGCCAGCCGGCCATCAGCGATTACGAGCGCAACATCCTCGTCGCCGCAGCGAAGGCGTCGGTGGAAACAGGCGCGCCGATCACCACGCACACCGACCACGGCGTGCTCGGCAACGAGCAGCAGAAAATCCTGACCGAAAACGGCGTGCCGGCCCACCGCATCATCATCGGCCATTCCTGCGGCACCGACGACCACGACTACCACATGAACATCGTCCGCGGCGGCTCCTACCTCGGGTTCGACCGTTTCGGCCTCGAGGTCCTGCAGCCGGACGCCAAACGCGTCGCTTCGCTGCTGGCGCTGTTGAAAAAGGGCGCCGCTTCGCGCGTCGTCGTCTCGCACGATTCGGTGTGGTGCTGGCGCGGCGAGCCGATCCCGAACACCGAAATGTTCGCCGAGATGCTCGCCGTGTGGACGCCGTCGCACTTCTTCACCGGCATCGTACCGAAGCTGATCGAAGGCGGTGCGACCAGGGAGCAGATCGAGACGATGCTCGTGGCCAATCCGCGGCGCTTTTTCGCCGGCGATCCGCTGCCGGCGCTGGCCTGACAGGCAGCGCGGGCGTGCGGCGCGCCAGTGCCGCGCGAACGTGCGGTAGGAAAGGGTGGCGCAAAACTGCGGTGGACGCTTGAGCAGGTCGAACTGGTTCGTCGCCCTTCCGGTCGAGGCCGGCGGGTGGTGGTCCCGGGTGCCGCCTGCGCCGCCGTCCGTTCGCCTGTTCGATCCATCCGACCTTCACGTGACGGTCGCCTTTCTCGGCCCGGTCTCCGAGGACGCCGCGCACGCGGCATTCGAGGTGGCAGCGCAGTGGCCGGCGGCGGCGCTCGACGTCGTGCTCGGCCCGCTGCGCGCGATGGGCAATCCCCGCCGCGCGAGCGCGTTCAGCAGCATCGTCGCGGATCCGCAGCGGGTGCTCGCCGGAGCCATCACCGCGGTGCGCGGTCGCATGTGCGAGCTTGCCGGCGCGCGCAGCGACGACAGGCCGCCGCTGCCGCACGTGACGATCGCCAGACCGGGACGCCGCGCCGATCGCGCCGCGAGGGACGAGGCGCGGCAATGGCTGGCCGGCGTCGACCTCGGTGCCCCGTGCGTGCGCCTGGAAAGAATTGCGCTCTACACGTGGAGCGAGGACCGCAGCGTGCGGCAGTTCCGTACGGTCGGCAGCATCGAGCTCGGCGATTCGCCGGGTTGAGGCGCGCGGACCTGAACGTTGCTGCGGGCGGCTCGCGGCTCCCCGCAGTTCAGGTGGCCGACGCCAGCTTGCGAAGCGCTTCGTAGACTTCGCGCCGGTGCGCGCCGCGCGGCTTGAGCTCGGCGGCGATCTCGCGCGCGGGAACCCCGCGCGCCGAAAGCGCAGCGACTTCGCGCTCGAGCGCCTGCCCCGTCAGCGATTCGGCTTCGCCTTCGAGGTGCACCGCGACGACGAATTCGCCGCGCGGCTCCTTGGCGGCAAAGTGCGCGGCAACCTGCGACGCGCTGCCTCGCACCACTTCCTCGTGCATCTTCGTCAGCTCGCGCCCCGCTGCAACCGGCGGATCGCCGAGCGCCTCGGCAACCTCCCCCAGGAATTCGACGATGCGGTGCGGAGACTCGTAGAACACGACTGTCGTCGCCTCGGCGCGCAGGCTTTCGAGCAGACGACGTCGCGCGGCAGCGCGCGGCGGGGGAAATCCCTCGAAGCGGAATCGGTCGGTGGGAAGCCCGCTGATCGACAACAGCGCGACGACGGCCGACGGCCCCGGCACGGAGACGATCTCGATTCCCGCTTCGGCAGCAGCGTGCACCAGGCGATAACCCGGATCCGAGATCGTCGGCGTGCCCGCATCCGACACCAGCGCGACGCTCTGGCCTTCGAGCATCCGTTCGACCAGGTCGCGCGACAGGCGCTGCTCGGTCTGCTCGCGGTAGCTGACCATGCGGTTTTTCGCGTCGACGCGCGCGAGCAGGCGGCCCGTTACCCGCGTGTCTTCGGCAGCGACCACGTCGACCTTCGCGAGCACGTCGGCCGCACGCGGCGAAAGATCGCCCATGTTGCCGATCGGCGTCGCGACGACGTAAAGCCGCCCTGCCACGGGTTAGAGACCCCAGTCTCGCGAATAACGGAAGTCGGTGTCGACGCTGCGCGAGGAGATCTTCGCGATGATCGGAAGGCGGCGCTTGAACTGCGACGAGCGCACCATGCGCGAGATCCGCTCGACGAAAGCGGCGTCGAAACCCATGTCCTGCAGCTCGCCGACGCTGCAGCGCTCGTCGACGAGGCGGTACAGCAGGCGGTCGACCTCGTGGTACGAAAATCCGAGCTCGGTCTCGTCGGTCTGGCCGCTCCACAGGTCGGCAGTCGGCGCTTTTTCGATCACCGCTGCCGGAAGGCCGAGATGCCGCGCCAGACCCCAGACCTGGGTCTTGTACAGGTCGCCGATCGGGTTGAGGGCCGACGCCATGTCGCCGTACAACGTGCCGTAGCCGAGCAGCAGCTCGGTCTTGTTCGTCGTGCCGATGACGAGGGCCTGGCGCGCAGCCGACTGGTCGTAGAGGACCGTCATGCGCTCGCGCGCCATCTTGTTTCCGCGCCGAAGGCGCGAAGCGTCGGGAGAAGCGGCGAAGTACGCATCGATCTGCGAGGTGATGTCGACGACGATCGTCTCGATGCCGAGACTGGCGGCGACTTCGCGCGCATCGGCAAGGCTTTCGGGGCTCGACGACTGGTACGGCATCATCACGCCGAGCACGTTGTCAGGCCCGAGCGCGCGCACGGCAACGGCCGCCGACACCGCGGAGTCGACGCCGCCGGAAAGGCCGAGCACGGCGCGGCCAACGCCGACTTTGCGCACCTCGTGAGCAAGGAAGCCGGTGAGAAGCTTCTCGACCACGGCAAATGCAGTGTCGGGAAACGCAGGGCCGACGAGCTGCAAAGGGGCAGGCTCCTGCTCCGGCACGATCACGGCCGGCGATTCGCCCATTTCGGCGAGCGCAGCGGAACTGGCAGCGTCGGTCTTCTTCGCACGCGCGCGAGGCTTCGCTGCAGCGGTCTTGCGGGAAGCGGCGCCGGCGGTTTTTCGCGGCGTTGCCGCTGCGGTCTTGCGCTTGACTGCCGGCTTTTCTGCTGGCGATGCGACGTCTGTCCGGCGCGATCGCTTGACAGCAGCCGGCTCGGCGCGTTGGCTCGCGGCAGCCTTGGCTGCCGGCGCCTTGGGCCCGGTCTTTTTCGGCGCAGCCTTGCGCCGCGGCTTGCTGCCGCTTTCGGAGCGAGTCGCCACTCAGCGATCCTTGCGCCCGCGGCCGCCAGGCTTGACGCCTCGCGGAAACGGCTTGCGCGCGGGGTCGGGCCTCTGGCGTTCCCGCGGCCCGCCCCCCTCACCGAAACGCGGCTTCGGCTTGAACCCGCCTTCGTCGCGGTCGCGAGCCGTGAAGCGGCCACGCGGGGGACTGAAGCGGCCGGGGCCGCCGACTCCTGTACGTCCGCGCGGAGCATCGTCCCGGCCTTCTTTGGCGCCGCCGAAGCGCGGCGCGAAACGATCGCGCGGCGGCCCGTCGGAACGATCTCGCGGCGGTGCACCGAAGCCACCCCGCGGCGGTCCGTCGGAGCGTTCTCTCGGCGGTGCGCCGAAACCGCCCCGCGGCGGTGCACCGAAGCGGCCCCGCGGCGGCCCGTCGAAGCGCGGACGCTCTGCGCCCTCGCCTTCTGCCCGATCACGGCCGAAATTCCTGCGCGGCGGCCGGTCGTCGCCGCCCTTGGAGAAGCGGTCTTCGCGAGGCATGCGGGCCCCTCGTTGCTCAAAGCTCCCGCGCGGGCGAAACGGCTTGCTGCCGAAGTCCCCTTCCTGCCGCGAGTCGTCGAACGCCTGCGGGGCGCCGAAGGGACGCGGCTTTCGATCGAAACGCTTCGGCGGGCTTTCTCCGTCGCCGCGGCGGGGCGGGCTGTCTGCGTCGCCGCGCCGCTCACGCAACGGCGGCGCCGGCGCCTTCTCCGACTCGACGACACGGCCGCGAATGCGCGCCAGCTCGTTGATCGTGAGATCGAGGTCCTCGTCGCGCACGAGCGGATTGGCGATGCGGCGGCGGCGAACGGCATCGTCCGAAAGCACCGCACTCTGCTGGTCTTCGTCATAGTAGGCGCAGCGCACGACGACTTCGCCTGCCGGAGAGACGATCTGGCTTCCTCCCCAGAACGTCACGCCATCTTCGACTCCGACGCGATTGCAGTAAGCGACCCACACGCCGAACGAGCGCGCCATCACCTGGATGTAGCTCTCCCACGTGCGCGCGTTCGCATCGGCCTCTCCCGGCGACGTCACGCCGCGGGCCGGGCTCGCCGACGGAACCACCAGCAGCGTCGCACCGTCGCACGCAGCGATCGTCACGGCGCTCGGGTGCAGCATGTCCTCGCAGATCAGCATCGCGACGCGGCCGGCGCGCGTGTCGAAGGCTGCAATCGAGCGGCCGCGCGCGAAGTAGCGCTGCTCGTCGAACATGCCGTACGTCGGCAGGTAGCACTTGCGGTGCACCGCCTTGCAGCTTCCGCCTTCGAAGTACGCAGCCGAGTTGTAAAAGAGATGATCGGGGGACTCTTCGACGAAGCCTGCGACGATCGCGATGTCGCTCGACAGCAGCTCGAGCTCCTTCCACGTGTCGCTGCCGCGCAGGATGGCAACGTCGGGCACCGAATCCTTCAGGCGATAACCGGCAAGGGCGAGCTCCGGAAAAACCAGCAGGTCGCAACCGTCGGCAACGGCCTTGGCCACCGCGGCGCGGTGCCGCTCGAGATTGGCGGCACCGTCCCCGAGCGCAGGCGAAACCTGTGCAAGGCCGATCCGGGGGCCTTTGGCGGGCCTCCGAAGGGAGTCATCTGCATTCGACATCGGGATCCTCTGGGTGCCGCCAGGGTCAGGGCACTCGCGCGCCCGCTTGCGGCTGGGTCGGCCGCCTTGGCCGCTGCCTGGAACGGGAGCGAGACCCTACGCGGGACCCCGTGGGATTGCGAGCGGGCCGAGGCCGGTTGCCGGCTGCGCCCGCGCGCCACTTGAGTGCGCGCAGCGCGCGTTCACGATGCGCCGATGCCGAACGTTCACGCCTGCATCAAGGAAGGGCCGGGCCAGGTGGCCTGGCGCGAGTTTCCCGTCGCCGATCCCGGTCCCGGCCAGGTGCTCGTGCGCACGACGCTGACGACGATCTGCGGATCCGACATCCACATCGTCGACGAGTTCGACATGGTTCCTCCCGGCATCCCGATGGGCCACGAATCCGTCGGCATCGTCGAAGCCGTTGGAGAAGGAGTCCAGACGCTTGCCGTCGGCGACCGCATTCTCGCTGCGTGCCTTACCGGATGCGGAAGCTGCGAGCGCTGCATCGACGACGAGCCCCAGGTCTGCATCACGCACGGCGCGCCGATGAACCTGCTGTTCGGAGGCCAGTCGGAGGCGTTCCTGCTCAGTGGCGCGGACTTTTCTTCCGCGCGCATCCCCGACTCCATCGACGACCGCCAGGCGCTGTTCGCGAGCGACATCATGTCGACGGGATTCGCGGCGATCGAAAGAGCCGGTTTTCGCGAAGGGCAGACGGTCGCGGTGTTCGCGCAGGGACCGGTCGGGCTTTGCGTAACGGCTGCCGCGAAGATGTACGGTGCCGGTACCATCATCGCGGTCGAAAGCGTGCCCGAGCGCGTCGCGATGGCAAAAAGGCTGGGCGCCGACGTCGTCGTCGCGCCGCAGACAGCGGTGGACGAGATCATGCGCCTGACGGGCGGCCGCGGCGTCGACGTCGCGGTCGAAGCCGTCGGTCGCCAGGACGCCCTCGACAACTGCTTTGCCGTTACCCGCTTCGGCGGCACCGTCTCGTCGGTCGGCGTCTACGGAGCCACCGGCCGAATCTCGATCCCGCTCGACGGCACCTTTCTTCACCGCCGTTTCGTGACGACGCTGTGCCCGACCGGCAGGAAGCGCCTCGATTACCTGCTGCGCCTGGTCGGCGACGGCAGAGTCGACCTGACCCCGCTTCTGACGCACGCGATGCCGATCTCCGAGGTCGCGGCGGCGTATGACCTTTTCCGCAGCCGCACCGGGGGCGTCATGAAGATCGCGCTTAGCTGATCCGCTGCCGGCTCGTCGCAGCCGCACCAGGCGTGCGCGCGACCATGCGCATCATCGACTCCTCGTCGCAGAGCGCAGCGACGTCGACGAGCGGCACCCACGCCAGTGCCCTGGATTCTTCGCTGACGGTGAGCGCTTCGGCCGGATCGGCTTCGAGCAGGAAGCGCACGTCGTAGTGCAGGTGCGCCGGCTCGCCCTTGCGCTCCGGAATCGCGTGCACGTCGCAATCGAAGATCGACGAGTCGACGACGCGAATGCTCGTGAGCCCCGATTCTTCGCGTGCCTCGCGCAGCGCGACCGCGACGATGTCGGGGTCCCCGTCCGCGTGCCCTCCGAGCTGCAGCCAGCGCCCGAGCTTGCGGTGATGGGTCAAGAGGCAGCGGTCTCGTTCAGCGTCGAGGATCCACGCCGATCCGGTCACGTGACCTTCGATATGGGAGCGCTCGAAACAGTCGGGCGTCGCTCGCACGAACGCTGCGATGCGCTCGCACGCCGCAGCATCGTTCGCAGAAAACGGACGGTACGAGCCGAGCAGCTCGAGCAGCGCATTGCGACGCATCGATGCGAAGAACGCCCGGGCCTCAGCTCCAGGCGAATACCGGCTGCTCGAAGTGCGCGACGCGGGTGCTGCGGCCCCAGATCGCGACCTCGCGCAGCTGGTAGAGCACGGCAGCTGTCGGCGCGTGGATGTTGGTGCCCATCAGCGGAATGGAAATCACGGGGCGCTGGCTTTCGGGGATCCGCCGCAGCTGCGGCACTTCGGGATGCTCGAGCTCGGCGATCGGGACGCGGTAGACCTCGGAGACCTCCGAAGGATTGGGCGTCAGCATGCTGTCGCGGCGCGCCCAGACGACGACCGGGGTGATCACGTAACCGGAGCGCGTCGGATAGTCGTCGAGAAGACCGAGCACGCGGTCGGCACCGACTTCGAGGCCGACTTCTTCGGCCAGCTCGCGCAGGGCCGCCACGGTGGCCGTCTCGCCGTGGTCGAGCCTGCCGCCGGGAAGAGCCCACTGGCGGCTGTGCGAGCGCATCTTTGCTGCCCGGCGCGTGAGCACGAAGCACGGACGCTGCTCCTCGTCGGCGAGCAGCGTGACCGCGACCGCAGCGGCTTTCAGGCAGGAACGGGGATAGGCGCGACGTTCGAACGTTTCGAGGTTCGCAGTGATGCGACGTCGCAGATCACAGTCGAACAGTAGCCCGAACGCGGCCATGCAACGAAGGATAACGCCAACCGAAGCGATGTCGAGCGACGATCTGCGCGCTCAGGTCGAAGTCGCGCGGTCGCGCCTCGCAGAGCGTGCCGCGACGGAGGAGCGAACGCCCCTATGGCGCGGAAGGCGTCGTTGCGACGTCGGGCGAAGAAGACGGCGTCGCAGCAGCGCCGGTGGCCGGCTGCTGAGCCGGAGCTTGCGGCGCCGCCGGCGGTGGCATCATTCCTGCTTTCGACTCGCTGTCCTGTCGCGGTGGCGCCGCCGGCAACTCGCCACCGGCCGCGGCCGGTGGCGGTTCGAATGCCGACAGGGCGCTGACGACCTGCGAGATCAGCTCGATCCGCATCTCGTGCGACAGCGCGTGCGATACTCCGGGCCAGGTCTTGAGCTTCGCATCGTAACCGTTGCTCTTTAACGCTTCGACCGACCAGTTCGCGCGGATCACCGGCACGAGCTTGTCGTTTTCGCCGTGCAGCGCGATGATTTTCGGCAGCGGGCGCACCTTGGATCTCTCGGCCGGCCACAGCGATTGCGGAAGCTCGCCGCTGACGGGGATGGCCACCGCGACCAGCTCCGGGTGCTCGGCCGCAAGCGCGAACGAGAGCATTCCACCCTGCGAGAATCCGCACACGATCGCGCGTGACGGACCGTGGTACCTTTCCGTCAGCGCGACGATGAGCTGCGCGATGCGCTCGGCCGAGGCCTGGATGCCCTTGCCCAGCTCCGCGCCGCCGTCATCCTCGTCGTCCGGGTGGAAGTCGAACCACGAAAAGCCGTCTTCGCCGTGCGGCATCGGCCCGCGCGGAAAGATCAGCCGGGCCTTGGACGGAAGCTCGTCGAGCAGGAGCCGGAACGACTGGGGGTTGTCGCCGAGACCGTGGATCGCGACGACGAGCGGCAGCGGATCGGTCGCCGCAGCACCGCCGGTGACGATCTGCAGGTACGAAAGGCCGCTGGCCTTGTCGTCGAGGAGATCGTCGGCGCGCGCGATGCTGCCTGAAGCGACAACGAGCATGACGCCAAATGCGGCAGCGGCGGCGACCGCCGCCATCCGGAGGCGCTGACTCGCGCTGCGACCCCGCTGGAGAATGTTCGTCACGAGACACGTTCGGCGGCGATCGTTCCCGATTCGAGAAGGGATTCGATCTGCCCCGGGGAGTAGCCGGCTTCTTCGAGAACCTGGCGCGTGTGGGCGCCGAGGCAAGGAGCCGCGGCCAGCGGATCGACGCGGGAGCGCTCGAAGCGCGGCGCCGGTCCCGGCCTGGTGATCCCGTCGGCGCGCACGAAGGTGCCGCGCGCCGCCATGTGAGGATGATCGGCCGCTTCGGCGATCGTCAGCACCGGAGCGAAACAGGCATCGCTGCCCTCGAGAACTTCGCACCACTGGTCGCGGGTGCGCGTGCGGAATACCGCTTCGAGCCGCTCGCGCATTGCCGGCCAGGCGTCGCGATCGTGCTGGAAGCCCATTTCCGCGGCGTCGATGCCGAGGCGCGCGAGGAGCTCGGCCCAGAACTGCGGCTCGATGGCGCCGACGCTGACGAACTTGTCGTCGGCCGTGCGATAGGTGCCGTAGAACGGCGCGCCGCCGTCGAGGAAATTCGCGCCGCGACGGTCCTGCCAGAACCCGATCTGCTGCATGACGTAGAAGATCGACATCAGCGAGGCAGCGCCGTCGACCATTGCCGCATCGACGACGTCGCCCTTGCCCGATCGTACTCTCTCCAGAAGCGCCGCCAGCACTCCGGTCACGAGGTAGAGCGCGCCGCCCCCGAAATCGCCGACGAGATTGAGCGGAGGCACCGGCGAGTCTTCACCGCCGACCGCGTGAAGGGCGCCGGTCAGCGCGACGTAATTGATGTCGTGGCCGGCGGCCGATGCCAGCGGCCCCTGCTGGCCCCATCCCGTCATGCGCCCGTAAACGAGGCGCGAATTGCGGATCATGCACGCCTGGGGACCGATGCCGAGGCGTTCGGCAACGCCGGGACGGAATCCTTCGAGCAGGACGTCGGCGCTCTCGGCAAGACGGAGCACGACTTCGACGCCGCGCTCGGTCTTCAGGTCGACGGCGATCGAGCGGCGCCCGCGACCGAGCACGTCCAGGTGAGGATCGTTCCACGTGCTGCCGGGATCGGGGCGGGTGCGGTCGACGCGGATGACGTCGGCACCGAGGTCGGAAAGCAGCATGCCGGCGAATGGAACCGGACCGATGGCCGCAATCTCGAGGACACGAAGGCCGGACAAGGGTCCGGGGCGGCGTGGCATGCTGGCTGCATAGGTGCCGGGGCAGGCGAATTCAACAATGCGCGGTCGCTGGAGGCAACGGGCTCGACCGGGCGCCGCATGGGTCGCGTGCGGCTCCACGCAAGAAAAAGAAGCTGTCAGAACAGGCGGCCGAGCAGCGCGGCGATCGCGTTCTCGACGCGAAGCGGGCGCGGGCCGAGCGTCACGCTTCGAAGGCCCGCGGATTCGAGCATTCCGAGCTCGAACTCGTTGAAGCCGCCCTCGGGGCCGACGACGAGCGTTACCGGCGCGCCGTCGGCGCGCGGGCAGGGCTGCCCGGTGCGCGGGTGCGCGACCAGCGCGAGGGTTCCTTCGCACAGAGGCGCAAGCTCGTCCTCGACGAACGGGCGAAATCGCACGTGCTTGCTGACGACGGGCAGCATCGTGTCGCAGCCCTGCTCCAGGCCGGCGACGAGCTCGCGGTGGATCGCTTCGTCGGCGAGCACCGGGCTCTTCCAGTACGATTTTTCCACCCGCTGCGAGCCGATAAGGACGATTCTCTTGACGCCGAACGACGTCGCGCCGGCGAGCACTCGGTGCATCACGCGCGGCCTCGGCAGCGCCAGCACGAGCGTGCAGGCGAGCGGCGCCGGCGGATCCGTATCCAGTGCGATCTCGAGCTCCACCGCTTCGTCGTCGGCGCGGCGCACGAGGCCCGTTCCGATCCTGCCGCCGAGCACGCCGACTTTCAGCGTTCGCCCCGCCTCGGCGCGGTGCACCTCGAGGATGTGCCGGGCGCGGCGGTCGCGGAGCACTGCGACGTTGCCGTCGATTTCGCAGGCGTCGACGAGGACCAGGTTCATTTGCCGAGCCGGTGCGCCAGCGAATCGTCGTCGAAGGACCAGGGTCCGGTGCGAGTGCGGCTTCTGAGGCACCCGGTGAGCGTCGCCAGGAAACGCTCGCGCGGCCACTGCTCGGCGCCGAGGCTGGCCAGATGGTCATTGCGCACCTGGCAATCGATCAGGTCGAAGCCCCACGTCTCCAGCTGGCGAACCAGGTGCACCAGCGAAACCTTCGAGGCATCACGCTCGCGCGAGAACATCGACTCGCCGAAGAACGCGGTGCCGAGGGAGACACCGTACAGCCCGCCGACCAGCGCACCGTCGTGCCATGCCTCGACGCTGTGCGCGAAACCGAGATCGTACAGCGTCTCGTACGCGCGAATCATGTCGGCGGTGATCCAGGTGCCGGCAGGGCCGTCGCGCCTGGTCATGGCGCAGGCGCGGATCACGTCGCCGAAAGCTCGGTCGAGCGTAACCTCGTAGCGGCCCGAGCGGACACGGCGAGCCAGCGAGTGGTGCACGACGAGCGTCTTCGGCGTCAGCACGCCGCGGGGATCCGGCGAGAACCAGAGGATCGGCGTCTCGTCGCTGTACCACGGAAAGATTCCCATCGCGTAGGCGAGCAGCAGCCGATCGGTCGCAAGATCGCCTCCGACAGCGAGCAGGCCGCTAGGCTCGGCTTC
This genomic interval carries:
- the aat gene encoding leucyl/phenylalanyl-tRNA--protein transferase, producing the protein MTVYRLGKTLAFPPPEEAEPSGLLAVGGDLATDRLLLAYAMGIFPWYSDETPILWFSPDPRGVLTPKTLVVHHSLARRVRSGRYEVTLDRAFGDVIRACAMTRRDGPAGTWITADMIRAYETLYDLGFAHSVEAWHDGALVGGLYGVSLGTAFFGESMFSRERDASKVSLVHLVRQLETWGFDLIDCQVRNDHLASLGAEQWPRERFLATLTGCLRSRTRTGPWSFDDDSLAHRLGK
- a CDS encoding 16S rRNA (uracil(1498)-N(3))-methyltransferase; this translates as MNLVLVDACEIDGNVAVLRDRRARHILEVHRAEAGRTLKVGVLGGRIGTGLVRRADDEAVELEIALDTDPPAPLACTLVLALPRPRVMHRVLAGATSFGVKRIVLIGSQRVEKSYWKSPVLADEAIHRELVAGLEQGCDTMLPVVSKHVRFRPFVEDELAPLCEGTLALVAHPRTGQPCPRADGAPVTLVVGPEGGFNEFELGMLESAGLRSVTLGPRPLRVENAIAALLGRLF
- a CDS encoding CaiB/BaiF CoA-transferase family protein → MSGLRVLEIAAIGPVPFAGMLLSDLGADVIRVDRTRPDPGSTWNDPHLDVLGRGRRSIAVDLKTERGVEVVLRLAESADVLLEGFRPGVAERLGIGPQACMIRNSRLVYGRMTGWGQQGPLASAAGHDINYVALTGALHAVGGEDSPVPPLNLVGDFGGGALYLVTGVLAALLERVRSGKGDVVDAAMVDGAASLMSIFYVMQQIGFWQDRRGANFLDGGAPFYGTYRTADDKFVSVGAIEPQFWAELLARLGIDAAEMGFQHDRDAWPAMRERLEAVFRTRTRDQWCEVLEGSDACFAPVLTIAEAADHPHMAARGTFVRADGITRPGPAPRFERSRVDPLAAAPCLGAHTRQVLEEAGYSPGQIESLLESGTIAAERVS